TTTGTGCTAATTTGGATACTGGAATTCCAGTCCAGCTAGCAACAACTAAAGCAATATCTTCTACAGTTACTTCATTATTTTCTTGTCCTTGCTTTTCTTTCCACTGCTTCTTCGTTTCTTCTAACTTTTCGCGTAAACGCTGCTCTGAATCACGTAAAGAAGCTGCTTTTTCAAATTCTTGGCTTTGGACCGCTGCATCTTTTTCATTTCTCACTGTTTCAAGCTTTATTTCTAACTCCTTTAAATTTGGAGGAGTTGTAAAAGAACGTAAACGAACTTTAGATCCTGCTTCATCAATTAAGTCAATTGCTTTATCAGGTAAAAATCGGTCAGAAATATAACGGTCAGAAAGTTTCACTGCCTGATCAATCGCTTCATCCGTAATGGAAACTCTGTGATGCGCTTCATAGCGATCTCGTAATCCAGTTAAAATTTGAATCGATTCTTCAATTGTTGGCTCATCCACTCTAATTGGTTGGAATCGACGCTCTAGTGCTGCATCTTTTTCAATATATTTACGGTATTCATCTAACGTTGTTGCACCGATACATTGTAATTCTCCACGAGCTAAAGACGGCTTCAAAATATTCGATGCGTCAATTGCTCCTTCTGCACCACCAGCGCCAATTAACGTATGCAACTCATCAATGAATAAAATGATATTTCCTGCCTGGCGAATTTCGTCCATTACTTTCTTAAGACGATCTTCAAACTCACCACGATATTTTGTGCCAGCAACAACAGTTCCCATATCTAATGTCATGACTCTTTTATCACGTAAAATCTCTGGAACCTCATTATTTACAATCTGCTGGGCTAATCCTTCAGCGATCGCTGTTTTCCCGACTCCAGGCTCACCGATTAGTACTGGGTTGTTTTTTGTTCTTCTACTTAATACTTCAATCACTCGCTGAATTTCTTTACTTCTACCGATAACAGGGTCTAAACTACCTTCACGTGCTACAGCAGTTAAATCTCTCGCTAAGCTATCTAAAGTAGGAGTATTTACATTAGAAGTAGATCCACCTTGGTGTGAACTCGATGTTTCACTGCTTCCTAACAGTTGGAGTACTTGTTGACGTGCTTTGTTTAAGCTCACACCTAAATTATTTAGGACGCGTGCCGCAACACCTTCACCTTCACGAATTAATCCAAGTAAGATATGCTCTGTTCCAACATAAGAATGACCTAACTTTCTTGCCTCATCCATTGAAAGCTCAATCACTTTCTTTGCTCTTGGTGTATAGTGAGGAATAGACTGTGTATTTTCTTGTCCGTGTCCAATTAAATTTTCTACTTCTTTTTGAATCTTTTCTGGTCCAAGTCCTAGTGCAACTAATGCTTTTGCAGCTATACCTTCCCCTTCACGAACTAAACCAAGTAAGATATGTTCTGTTCCTATATTGTTATGACTTAATCTAAGTGCTTCTTCTTGAGCAAGTGCTAATACTTTTTGTGCTCTCTCTGTAAATCTACCGAACATCATACATCATCGCCTCCAGTTTCTTTCGTTTTTTCTAATTGTAGTCTTTCTCTTATTAACGTTGCTCTTCTTATATCACGCTCATTCGGTCTTAGTGGACCGCCTGCGTATTGTTGTAAAAATCCTGGTTGGGTTACAATCATTAATTCATTTA
The Bacillus alkalisoli DNA segment above includes these coding regions:
- the clpC gene encoding ATP-dependent protease ATP-binding subunit ClpC; translation: MMFGRFTERAQKVLALAQEEALRLSHNNIGTEHILLGLVREGEGIAAKALVALGLGPEKIQKEVENLIGHGQENTQSIPHYTPRAKKVIELSMDEARKLGHSYVGTEHILLGLIREGEGVAARVLNNLGVSLNKARQQVLQLLGSSETSSSHQGGSTSNVNTPTLDSLARDLTAVAREGSLDPVIGRSKEIQRVIEVLSRRTKNNPVLIGEPGVGKTAIAEGLAQQIVNNEVPEILRDKRVMTLDMGTVVAGTKYRGEFEDRLKKVMDEIRQAGNIILFIDELHTLIGAGGAEGAIDASNILKPSLARGELQCIGATTLDEYRKYIEKDAALERRFQPIRVDEPTIEESIQILTGLRDRYEAHHRVSITDEAIDQAVKLSDRYISDRFLPDKAIDLIDEAGSKVRLRSFTTPPNLKELEIKLETVRNEKDAAVQSQEFEKAASLRDSEQRLREKLEETKKQWKEKQGQENNEVTVEDIALVVASWTGIPVSKLAQTETDKLLNMEELLHARVIGQDEAVKAVSKAVRRARAGLKDPKRPIGSFIFLGPTGVGKTELARALAESMFGDEDSMIRIDMSEFMEKHSTSRLVGSPPGYVGYDEGGQLTEKVRRKPYSVVLLDEIEKAHPDVFNILLQVLEDGRLTDSKGRTVDFRNTILIMTSNVGAEALKRNKYVGFNVQDENQNYKDMKGKVMDELKKAFRPEFLNRIDEMIVFHSLEKPHLKEIVTLLADQLTKRLKEQDIELELTEAAKDKISEEGYDPEYGARPLRRAIQKHIEDKLSEELLKGTIEKGQKIVLDVVENEFIVRPVEKVK